The following proteins come from a genomic window of Prionailurus viverrinus isolate Anna chromosome D1, UM_Priviv_1.0, whole genome shotgun sequence:
- the LOC125146945 gene encoding LOW QUALITY PROTEIN: olfactory receptor 6M1-like (The sequence of the model RefSeq protein was modified relative to this genomic sequence to represent the inferred CDS: substituted 1 base at 1 genomic stop codon), translating into MDMQNQTTVTEFTLTAFPVIXKLQISLFVVLLFIYMLTLTGNIVIISLIWADNRLQTPMYFFLSNLSFLDILYTTSVTPKLLACLLEDRKTISFAACMIQIYFFFFLGTVEFILLAVMSFDRYVAICNPLRYTIIMNSNICLLLVLGCWVGAFFSVLCPIIVVSRLPYCYKEISHFFCDIAPLLQVACIDTHFIEMINFLLSSLVLLTSLVLTIVSYTYIISTILRIPSAQGRQKAFSTCASHITVVSIAYGSNIFMYVRPSQSRSLDFDKVTAVMTVMVTPLLNPFIYSLRNEKVKEVLREAINKIISLLHKRT; encoded by the coding sequence ATGGATATGCAAAATCAGACCACAGTGACTGAATTCACCCTGACTGCCTTCCCTGTTATCTAGAAGCTTCAGATCTCCCTCTTTGTGGTCCTCTTGTTTATTTACATGTTAACTCTCACAGGAAATATTGTCATCATTTCCCTAATATGGGCTGATAATCGCCTCCAAACCCCaatgtacttcttcctcagtAATTTGTcatttctggacattttatacaCTACCTCAGTTACCCCAAAGCTATTAGCTTGTCTTCTAGAGGACAGGAAGACCATATCTTTTGCTGCCTGCATGATTcaaatatactttttctttttcttggggaCAGTGGAGTTTATCCTCCTAGCGGTGATGTCCTTTGACCGCTACGTGGCCATCTGTAACCCCCTGCGCTATACCATCATCATGAACAGCAACATCTGTCTCCTACTGGTTCTGGGATGCTGGGTAGGAGCCTTCTTCTCAGTGCTGTGCCCAATTATTGTGGTGTCCAGACTGCCCTACTGTTATAAAGAAATCAGTCATTTTTTCTGTGACATTGCCCCTCTGCTACAGGTGGCCTGCATAGACACTCATTTCATTGAGATGATCAACTTCCTCTTATCTTCCCTCGTCCTCCTGACCTCGCTGGTACTCACCATTGTGTCTTACACCTACATCATTTCTACCATTTTGCGCATCCCCTCAGCCCAAGGACGTCAGAAGGCATTTTCCACCTGTGCTTCTCACATCACGGTCGTCTCCATTGCCTATGGGAGCAACATCTTCATGTATGTGAGGCCCAGCCAGAGCCGTTCGCTGGATTTTGACAAAGTGACTGCTGTCATGACTGTAATGGTGACCCCTCTTCTGAACCCTTTCATTTACAGTCtgagaaatgaaaaggtaaaagAAGTTTTGAgagaagcaatcaacaaaattatatcCTTATTACACAAGAGAACCTGA